The Equus przewalskii isolate Varuska chromosome 5, EquPr2, whole genome shotgun sequence genome window below encodes:
- the LOC103551488 gene encoding olfactory receptor 6C3: protein MNHTVITEFILLGLSDDPDLQIVIFLFLFITYVLSVTGNLAIITLTLVDSHLQTPMYFFLRNFSFLEISFTTVCIPRFLGAIITRDKTISYNNCAAQLFFFIFMGVTEFYILTAMSYDRYVAICKPLHYTTIMNRKLCSLLVLCAWLGGFLTIFPPLMLLLQCDYCASNVIDHFACDYFPLLQLSCSDTWLLEVIGFYFALVTLLITLALVVLSYMYIIRTILRIPSASQRKKAFSTCSSHMIVISISYGSCIFMYANPTAKEKASLTKGVAILNTSVAPMLNPFIYTLRNQQVKQAFKDVVHKVAFSATK, encoded by the coding sequence atgaaCCACACAGTGATCACAGAATTCATCCTCCTAGGCCTTTCTGATGATCCTGACCTTCAGAttgtgattttcctctttttatttatcaCGTACGTATTAAGCGTCACTGGAAACCTGGCGATCATCACCCTGACCTTGGTGGACTCCCATCTGCAGACACCGATGTATTTCTTCCTCCGGAACTTCTCTTTCTTAGAAATCTCATTTACAACCGTATGTATCCCTAGATTTCTGGGGGCAATTATCACCAGGGATAAGACTATTTCCTATAACAACTGTGCAGCccaactatttttctttattttcatgggGGTGACTGAATTTTACATCCTAACCGCCATGTCCTATGACCGCTACGTTGCCATCTGCAAGCCCCTTCACTACACAACCATCATGAACAGGAAACTCTGCAGCCTGCTTGTACTCTGTGCGTGGCTGGGCGGGTTTCTGACCATTTTCCCACCTCTTATGCTTCTTCTCCAGTGCGATTACTGTGCTTCCAATGTCATTGATCACTTTGCATGTGactattttccccttttacaACTGTCTTGCTCAGATACATGGCTCCTAGAAGTAATTGGTTTTTACTTTGCTTTGGTTACTTTGCTAATCACTTTGGCTTTAGTCGTTTTATCTTACATGTACATTATCAGAACTATTTTGAGAATCCCATCTGCCAGTCAGAGAAAAAAGGCTTTCTCCACTTGTTCCTCTCACATGATTgtcatttccatttcttatgGAAGCTGTATATTCATGTACGCTAATCCCACTGCAAAAGAAAAGGCTTCATTGACAAAAGGAGTAGCTATTCTGAATACCTCTGTGGCCCCCATGCTCAATCCCTTCATTTACACCCTGAGAAACCAGCAAGTAAAACAAGCTTTCAAGGATGTGGTCCATAAAGTAGCGTTTTCTGCAACTAAATGA
- the LOC103551516 gene encoding olfactory receptor 6C1-like — protein sequence MRNQTEITGFVLLGLSDDPKLQVVIFVFLLISYMLNITGNLTIITLTLLDSHLQTPMYFFLRNFSLLEVTFTSVSIPKFLSTIISGDKSISFNNCMVQLFFLILLGVTEFYLLAAMSYDRYIAICKPLHYMTIMNRRVCTLLVFASWLASFLIIFPSLMLFIQLDYCKSNVIDHFTCDYFPLLHLSCSDTKLLETMGFSFAVFTLMFTLALIFLSYIYIIRTILRIPSTSQRTKAFSTCSSHMIVISISYGSCIFMYINPSAKDRVSLSKGVAVLNTSVAPMLNPFIYSLRNQQVKRAFVDMARKTALFTNNSKHVVS from the coding sequence ATGAGAAACCAGACAGAAATAACAGGGTTTGTCCTCCTGGGACTGTCAGATGACCCAAAGCTCCAGGTGGTGATCTTCGTCTTTCTGCTCATCTCctacatgctcaacatcactgggAACCTGACCATCATCACCCTCACCCTGCTGGATTCCCACCTCCAGAcccccatgtatttcttcctcagaAACTTTTCTTTGTTAGAGGTTACATTCACGAGTGTCAGTATACCCAAGTTCCTGAGCACCATTATTTCAGGAGataaaagcatttcttttaacAATTGCATGGTTcagttattttttctcattctcttgggaGTCACTGAATTTTACCTTCTGGCTGCCATGTCCTATGACCGTTATATTGCCATCTGCAAGCCTCTGCATTACATGACCATCATGAATCGGAGAGTCTGCACACTCCTTGTCTTTGCTTCCTGGCTGGCTTCGTTCTTAATCATATTCCCATCACTCATGCTATTCATACAGCTTGATTACTGTAAGTCCAATGTTATAGACCATTTTACTTGTGATTATTTTCCCTTACTACACCTTTCTTGTTCAGACACAAAACTCCTAGAGACAATGgggttttcctttgctgtgtttACTCTAATGTTCACTTTGGCATTGATATTTCTCTCTTACATATATATCATCAGAACTATTTTGAGAATTCCTTCTACTAGTCAGAGGACAAAGGCTTTTTCCACGTGTTCTTCCCACATGATTGTCATCTCCATCTCTTATGGCAGCTGCATTTTCATGTACATTAATCCATCAGCAAAAGACAGAGTGTCTTTGAGCAAGGGAGTTGCTGTGCTCAACACCTCAGTGGcccccatgctgaacccctttATTTACAGCCTGAGGAATCAGCAAGTCAAGCGAGCCTTCGTGGACATGGCGAGGAAGACTGCATTGTTCACAAACAATTCTAAACATGTAGTGTCATGA